The following proteins are encoded in a genomic region of Canis lupus familiaris isolate Mischka breed German Shepherd chromosome 6, alternate assembly UU_Cfam_GSD_1.0, whole genome shotgun sequence:
- the OR11I1 gene encoding olfactory receptor family 11 subfamily I member 1, translated as MVILPWENQTTIVEFMLQGFSSIRQLNIFLFIMFLVFYVLVISGNILIVLLVLFIHHLHTPMYFFLVNLSFLEICYTSNIVPKMLLITIAEQRTISVAGCMAQFYFFGSLAATECLLLAVMSYDRYLAICQPLHYPILMTGPLCIRLAASSWLCCFLLTAITMVLLSRLTFCGPNEIDHFFCDFTPLVHLSCTDTSLTETIAFATSSAVTLVPFLLIAASYSCILIAILRIPPGTGRRKAFSTCSSHLTVVTVFYGTLIATYLVPSANSSQLLRKGFSLLYTILTPMFNPIIYSLRNRDIHEALKMCLSKKPGFLLR; from the coding sequence ATGGTGATCCTGCCCTGGGAAAACCAAACAACCATAGTGGAATTTATGCTTCAAGGATTCTCCTCTATCCGACAGCTAAATATCTTTCTCTTTataatgtttttagttttctatgtCTTAGTCATTTCTGGCAACATCCTCATTGTTCTGCTAGTTTTGTTCATCCAtcacctccacacccccatgtacttcttcctggtGAACTTGTCCTttctagagatctgctatacCTCCAATATTGTCCCCAAGATGTTACTGATCACCATAGCTGAACAGAGGACTATCTCTGTTGCTGGGTGCATGGCACAGTTCTACTTCTTTGGATCTCTGGCTGCAACAGAGTGTCTTCTGCTGGCTGTGATGTCCTATGACCGATACCTGGCCATCTGCCAACCTCTCCACTATCCCATCCTCATGACTGGCCCCCTTTGCATTAGGCTAGCTGCCAGCTCTTGGCTCTGCTGCTTCCTTCTTACAGCAATCACTATGGTCTTACTATCTAGATTGACCTTCTGTGGACCTAATGAAATTGATCACTTCTTCTGTGACTTCACCCCTCTCGTCCACCTCTCCTGCACAGACACCTCACTGACGGAGACCATCGCCTTTGCCACCTCTTCGGCAGTAACTCTGGTTCCGTTTCTCCTCATCGCAGCCTCCTACTCCTGCATTCTTATTGCTATCCTAAGAATTCCACCTGGCACAGGTCGGAGAAaggccttctccacctgctcctcccacctcacCGTGGTCACAGTGTTTTATGGGACACTGATTGCCACGTATCTTGTGCCTTCAGCCAATTCTTCACAACTCTTGCGCAAAGGATTCTCTCTTCTCTATACCATCCTGACACCCATGTTCAACCCCATCATCTACAGCCTAAGAAACAGAGACATCCATGAAGCCCTGAAGATGTGCTTGAGTAAGAAGCCAGGATTCCTCCTTAGATga